The region GAATTTACTGTGCGCCCATCGCGCTCAGTTGAGTAAGCCAGTGAACCTTTTAAGGGAGATGCTCGTCAGTCGATGCGCGCAATTGAGTAGGCAATTTCCGACGTTGCCGGGAGTCGGTCTTTAGTCGCAGTCAAAAAGCGAAATTTCCGTCAGGAACTATCACCATTCAAGGCGTGCGGAAGGCACGAACCGGCGGTTAACCCGCTTATACTAGCGGCCACTTCAGGCCCGCACCGTCGAGCCGGCCCGACCCTCTTCACGCTCGAACTGTCCAAGGGCCGGTGACAGTAAGGGGCGGCGCTTATTACTCGGCGGATTACGATGCGTTAGTGGCTTGCTTTGCCCGGTTTATGGCGGTTTTTGCGTCTTGGCCGACGACACGTTACTGGTCAAGATGTCTCTGAGCAGTAGACGAAATGATTCAACAGGGAGTGAATAGATGGAACATGCACCTTGCATCAGCCAAATCGCCACGTTGCTGGCTGACCCAAAGCGCAGCGCAATGATGTGGGCCTTGATGGATGGCTCGGCGCGGCAAACCGAAGAACTGGCCTTGTTGGCAGGGCTGTCGCCGTCTTCGGCCAGTGCACACCTGGGGCGTTTGTTCGCCGGAGGTCTTTTGAAAGTCGAAACCCGCGGGCGCAAACGCTTTTTCCGCCTGGCGGCCCCTGAGGTCGGTGCCGCAATAGAGGCACTCGCCAGCGCTACCATCGCGAGCGCGCCACGGGAGATGCCGGTGGTTTTCAAACGGGCAACCCCGATGGTCAAACCCCAGGCGGCACCTTCGTCATTACTGCGAGCGCGATTCTGCGACGACCATCTGGGCGGTACTTTGGCTGCCGATCTGTTCCAGCGGCTGCTGGATGCTGCGTGGATTGAGCAGTTCGATCAGCGGGTGGTCGTTACGTACAAGGGCGCCACGCAGTTGGCCAAACGGGGTGTTTTCATCCAGGCCCTGGCTCATCGCAATACACAAACTGCGTGCGCCTGCCCCGACTGGAGTGAGCGCCGCCCGCACTTGGGCGGCGCCCTGGGAGCAGCGTTGTTGCAATTATTTATGCAATCGGGTTGGTTGAGCCTGCCCAACGATTCGCGGGCCTTGCAGATCACCGCCGCCGGGCAGCGCGAAGTTGAGCGTTTCGCCAAGCAGACAGAGCCAGAAATGGCGTTGTAGACGCCCGCACCGGCGATGTTTGAGCTGTGGCACGTCGCTCAGGGTTTCGGGCAGGTCGTATTCAGCAATAACCGCCAACCGCTATCGCGCACACTCGGTCCGGGGACTTTCGGGTGGGGGGCGGCATGGATATACGTGGCTTCAGCGCGGCAGAGCGACTGGAAAGGCTGCCCATCAGCAGCTATCACCGGATCATTTTTATCATCATTGCCCTGGCGTTTTTATTCGACTCCATGGATTTGGCGATGATGACGTTCCTGCTCGGCTCAATCAAAACCGAGTTCGGCCTCAGCACCGCTCAGGCCGGATTGCTCGCCAGTTCGAGTTTCTTCGGCATGGTGGTCGGGGCGTCATTGTCAGGCTTGCTCGCCGACCGCTTTGGGCGCAAACCAGTGTTTCAGTGGAGCATCGTGTTGTGGGGCATCGCCAGTTATCTGTGCTCCACGGCGCAGACGGTGGAAACCCTGACGTTGTTTCGCATCCTGTTGGGAATCGGCATGGGCATGGAGTTTCCGATTGCTCAGTCGATGCTCTCGGAGTTGATTCCGGCCAAGGGCCGTGGGCGCTACATCGCATTGATGGATGGTTTCTGGCCGCTGGGGTTTGTGGCGGCCGGCGTGCTCTCATATTTCCTGTTACCGGTGATCGGCTGGCGAGACATCTTTCTGGTGTTGGCGGTGCCGGCAGTGTTTGTCTTGGCCATTCGCTTCTTTATTCCCGAGTCCCCGCGTTGGCTTGAACAGGCTGGGCATCATGCGGCGGCGGATAAGGTGTTGCTGCGCATTGAAGAGCGGGTCCGGGTCTCGCTGGGACGCTCTGACTTGCCGGAGCCGGTTCGGTTGCCACGGGTGGCGAGCGCGCCCGGTAGCTTCTTTTCCGCGTTACGACAAATTTGGTCGCCGCAGTATCGCCAGCGCACGATGATGATCTGGAGCGTATGGTTCTTCGCCTTGCTCGGCTTCTATGGCCTCACCTCATGGCTCAGTGCGCTGCTGCAACAGTCGGGGTTCGCCGTGACGCAGTCGGTGTATTACACGGTGCTGATTTCTCTCGGCGGGATTCCAGGGTTCCTTATGGCCGCTTGGCTGGTGGAGCGTTGGGGGCGAAAACCGGTGTGCGTCGTGACGCTGCTGGGCGGCGGGCTGATGGCGTTTCTTTACGGCCAGAGCGCCGTGTTTGGTGGCAACGTCAGCCTGTTGATTACCTCGGGGCTGTTGATGCAGTTCTTCCTGTTTGGCATGTGGGCGGTGCTTTACACCTATACCCCGGAGTTGTACCCGACGTCGGCGCGGGCCACGGGTTCGGGGTTTGCCTCGGCGATAGGTCGCGTGGGGTCGTTGCTCGGTCCATTGGTGACCGGTCTGGTGTTCCCGATAACCGGGCAGGGAGGGGTATTTGCCTTGGGGGCGATGTGCTTTGCGATTGCGGCAGTGGTGGTGTGGGTGTTCGGAATGGAGACGCGAGGCAAGACGCTTGAGGAGCTGACTGAAGCCACGACGATCTAAATGCGCGAGCGAGTCTACTCGCTCCCGCAATAGATCGTCAGTGAATTTACGGTTTGACCAACCGCGCATCCAGGCTGTTCTGCGCCAAACGCTTGGCCTGATCCTGAGTCATGCCCAGGTCGGCATACAGCGCGTGGAAGTTCTCGGTGACATAGCCGCCGAAGTACGCCGGGTCATCGGAGTTCACGGTCACTTTCACGCCACGCTCCAGCATGTCGAGAATGTTGTGCTGGGACATGTGATCAAACACGCAGAGCTTGGTGTTCGACAACGGGCACACGGTCAATGGGATTTGTTCGTCGATGATTCGCTGCATCAAGCGCTCGTCTTCGATGGCGCGCACGCCATGGTCGATGCGCTGGATTTTCAGCAAGTCGATGGCTTCCCAGATGTACTCAGGCGGGCCTTCTTCACCGGCGTGGGCGACGGTCAGGAAGCCTTCGTGACGGGCACGGTCGAATACGCGCTGGAACTTGCTCGGCGGGTGACCCATCTCCGAACTGTCCAGGCCGACAGCGACAAACGCATCGCGGAACGGCAAGGCCTGGTCGAGGGTTTTCTGCGCGTCCTCTTCGCTTAAGTGACGCAGGAAGCTGAGGATCAAACCGCTGGTGATGCCCAACTGCTGCTCGCCATCTTTGAGCGCAGCGGTGATGCCGTTGAGCACTACTTCGAACGGGATGCCACGGTCAGTGTGTGTCTGCGGGTCGAAGAACGGTTCGGTGTGAATCACGTTCTGCGCTTTGCAACGCAACAGGTAGGCCCAGGTCAGGTCGTAGAAATCCTGAGAGGTACGCAACACGTCGGCGCCCTGGTAGTAAAGGTCGAGAAACTCTTGCAGGTTGTTGAAGGCGTAGGCCTTGCGCAGGGTTTCGACGTCGTCCCACGGCAGGGCGATCTTGTTGCGTTCAGCCAGGGCGAACAGCAACTCAGGCTCCAGCGAGCCTTCCAGGTGCAGGTGCAGTTCTGCCTTGGGCAGGGCGTTCAGCCAGTCGTACATAGTCGTTTCTCATCAGGTGCAGATGGCGTGCATTCTACAGATGCTCACTGCAACAATTGGTAAAACCTGACCAACCGATCCATCACGCCGCTGGCGGTTCCCGCCGGTAAGCGTATGTGTCGGCGAAGCGAGAGAGCAGGAACTCGGCGCAGGTGGTGGCGGGATATTTCGCCGGGTGCATTTCATCCTGACAACCGGGCAGGCATTCGATAAGGGTGTCGGGGTGCGGTTCGGCGAAGAACGGCATCGAGTATCGGTCTATCCCCAACGGGCTGATCACTCGGTGCGGCGTCGAAAGGTAACGGTCGTTGCTCCAGCGCGCCATCATGTCGCCAAGGTTGACCACGAAGGTGCCTTCAATGGCCGGCGCGTCAATCCATTCTCCTTTGACGTTGCGCACTTGCAGGCCACCGGCCGTGTCCTGATACAGCAACGTGATGCAGCCGTAATCGGTGTGGGCGCCGGCGCCTTGCTGCTCGGCTGAGCTGGCGGTGTGGCGCGGCGGGTAGTGAATCATGCGCAGCACGCTGACGGGTTGGTGAAAGCGTGTGTCGAAGAAGTCACGTTCGATGCCCAGTGCCAGGGTCATGGCGCGCAACAGTGTTTGCGCCAGCGCTTGCATGTCCAGGTAGTGCTGTTCCATCAATGCTTCCCAGCCGAGCATCGATGGATGACGGTTGGGGCCACGCAGCGGTTTTTGCGCCAGTACGTCGGGATGATCTGCCGGCAGATGCAGGCCCATGTCGAAGGTTTCTTTGAGGTCGCTGGGTTTGCTCGGGTCCAGCTGTTCGGTGGCGACGGCGCCATAGCCTCGGTGGTGTTGGGTTTGGGTGATGTCGATCTTGAGTTTTTCAGCGGCGGGCAGGGCGAAGAAGCGCTGGGTGAAGTCGAGCACCGTATCGATGCGCGCTGCGCTTATCGGGTGGCCCTTGATATAAAAAAAGCCCCAGTCGCGGCAGGCACGGTCGATCTGGGTCGCGACGGTTTGCCAGGCTGGCTCGTCGTCGGTGTAAAGCGGGGCGATGTCGATGATCGGGAGTTGGTTCATGCGCAGTTCTCTTTAATGCTCGTTCCCACGCGGAGCGAGGGAACGAGCAGCAGAAGGAATTACTTCGGTATGTCGGCCTTCATGCCTTCGACGTAATAGTTCATCGACGCCAGTTCCGTGTTCGTCGCGCTCACGCCCGCCGGGATTTTCTCGACGCCAGCCTGATCCTTGATCGGCCCGGTAAACGGTTTGAACGCGCCGCTCTTGATGTCGGCAATGATCTGCTCGGCCTCGGCTTTCACCGGGGCTGGCACCAGGTCGCTGATCGGTAGCTCAACAGTGCCTTCTTTCAATCCGCCCCAGTAATCCTCGGATTTCCAAGTGTGATCGAGCACGCTTTGGGTCGCCTGAATGTAATGCGGTGCCCAGTCGTTGACGATCGAGGTCAGCACCGCTTTCGGCCCGAAGTGCGCCATGTCCGACGCATAGCCCACGGCATATACACCGCGACGTTCAGCCGCCTGGATCGGCGCCGGGCTGTCGGTGTGCTGGAACACCACGTCCACGCCTTGATCGATCAGGGCGTTGGCGGCGTCGGCTTCCTTGCCCGGATCGAACCAGGAGTTGACCCACACCACCTTGATCTCGGTGCCGGGGTTGTATTTGTTCAAGGCCAGTTGAATCGCGTTGATGTCGCGGATCACTTCCGGGATCGGGAACGAGGCGACGTAGCCGATCTTCTTGGTCTTGGTCATCTTCGCCGCGAGGAACCCACCCACGTAGCGTCCCTCATACGTGCGCGCCAGGTAGGTGCCAAGGTTTTTGTCCTGCTTGTAACCGGTGGCGTGTTCGAAGGTCACCTTGGGAAATTGCTTGGCGACTTTCAGTGTTGGGTTCATGTAGCCGAAAGAGGTGGTGAAGATCAGGTCGTACTTGTCCTTGGCCATGTTGCGGATCACCCGTTCGGCGTCGGCGCCTTCCGCAACGTTCTCCACATAGTTGGTGGTGATCTGTGAGCCGAATTTTTCTGCGAGCGCCTTACGCCCCTGTTCATGCTGATACGTCCAGCCGTGGTCACCGATCGGGCCGATATAGACGAAGCCGACTTTCAGCGGGTCGGTGGCGCTGGCAGTCAGGCTTGCGCTCAAACCGATAGCAGCCGCAACGGCGCACAGCAGCTTCTTCAACGGACGTTTATGCATGAATTCGAACTCCATTTTGTTTTGAGGATTTTCGGGTCAATGCAAATTACTGACCAACAGGACAACAAAACCGCCGAAGCCGAGTCACGGCCCTCGCGAGCAGGCTCACTTCCACATTTGAGCTTCCTACCACGCAGATCTCTGTGGGAGCGAGCCTGCGCGTAAAGCGGCGCTGGAGGCCGATAAAAGTGCATGGCCTGCGACAAGTGCCACCCACTGGTGCGCTAAGGTGTAACGAAACGTTAGCGCTGCACCGTAGTCAGTAGCTCATCACTCTGATTTCGCTCAACTGTGCAAAAGGCCCGCGATGCTCACACTCCTTAAGCAAGAAATGTTTCTGCTACTGGCCTTGATCGCCGCCGTGGTTGCTTACCCGCTGGAACACTGGCTGCTGAACAGTGGCCAAGGTGTCGCGTTGATCGGCGGGTTGGGACTGATCGCGTTTATCGTCGCCGCTTCCATGCGCGTGGCCCATCACGCTGAACTGCTCGCCGAAAAAGTGGGTGATCCTTACGGCACGATGATCCTGACCCTGGCGGCCGTGCTGGTGGAGGTGGTGATTCTGGCGATCATGATGAGCAACGAAGCCTCTGCGACGTTGGTGCGTGACACGATTTATTCGGCAGTGATTTTCTAGACACACACCTCTTTGGTGTCAAAGCCCTTAGGCTTTGACCTGCTCCTGCTCCTGCTCCTGCTCCTGCTCCTGCTCCTGCTCCTGCTCCTGCTCCTGCTCCTGCTCCTGCTCCTGCTCCTGCTCCTGCTCCTGCTCCTAGCTTTAAAGCCCGCTCTTGATTGGGAGTGCTCTTGCCTTGGTCTTCCTGACACACCACGATCAATGGCATACCCCGGAAGCCAGAAAATTTTGCTTGGTCAGTGTGCCGCGATCTTGTGTGAAACCTTTGGGATAAACATGCCATCCAGGGAACGTCCTTGCTCCCGAGCTCTAGCAACCTCAGCGACTACCGCTATGCATCAGGCATTTGGCGAAATGGAGAGAAACGGAGTTACGTAGGTGACGAATTCTGCATGGGGAGTGCGATGCTCGTTCCATCTCGGAGGGTTTGAGGCTGGCCGATGGCGTATGTCGCACGTCGTGATCATCAACCGCTCCTTGGCGCGAGAAACACCTACAAAGAAACCGCAGCGCTCCTCTTGAGCATTACCCCAAAATGTCTGAGTCTCAATACCGATCATGATTACAGAGTGGAATTCTAATCCCTTGCTTTTATGAATCGTGAGAAACCGAACTGCTTGATCGTTGGAGAACAGATCAAGTGCTTTTAGTAAGTCAGGTTGTTGCTCAAGCAATTTTTCAATCTGCTGTCTTGTATTTTTGATCACCTCGTTCAATCTGGCTTTTGCTTCATAGTCAGAAGAAAGTGTGGTCAGCACGGGTAGGCCGACGTTCTTTAGGAACGTCATCGTTAGATCCCACCATCCTGCAAAAGGGGCGTCAGATCGGGATAATTTTTTTACTTCCTTGAGCTGGGCCAGATAGAGACGCTCGAAGTTTCTCTGGAGCTCAGATTCACCGTCTTCGTCATTAAACGAAACCAGTTGCTCCATCAAACTGATCCACGCCTTTGGCTCTCGCTCGCGATACAGGCATGACAAATAGTCAATAATTAGGCGAGCGGCTGGCTCGTTAACCAGATCCTGGGACTCATGCTCGTTGCGATAGGGAATTCCCTTGGCCGCCAGTTGCTCCATGAGAGGGGCGCCATAGAGGTCTATCTGCCTGGGAAACAGAATCGCTATTTCTTGGAGGGGGATTTTCTCTACATCTATCCACTGTTGGATGAGCTTGGCCAACGCGGCGGCTTCGCTGTGATTGGTGTCGTAGTTTCGGGCGAGGAGTTCGCCATCGTTTCCAATGATCAGGTCATCGGCCATCACCGCAGCAGGATCAAGCGTTCGAATGATTTCGTTCTGCATCCGCAACAGGCGAGGCTTGGATCGGAAGTTTCGATATAGATTGAGTGGCCGGGCGTCGAAGTCCTTCGCATACTCTATAAATATGCCATCCAGTGCTCCTGCCCAGCCCATGATTTTCTGTTTGGTGTCACCGACTGCGGTTAATCGAATTGGCTTGTTCATGAAGACGAGCTTCAGAAGCCCGTACTGTTCAGTGGTGCAGTCCTGAAATTCATCGAGGAATACATCAGCGTAAGTCTGACAAATCGCGTTCCGCGCAATCTTTGAGTCGCTCAAAATCTTCGTGGCGAGCGGTATGAGCTGCGCGAACTTAATTTGTTTGCCTGGGATTTGTTCGTTGCCTATTGAGTAGTTGGGCTCTAGAGAATCCTTGCCTGTGAGCACCGGTCTAAACCTGTCAATGATGCGTTTGGCGAAGCCATGAAACGTGTAGCTGTCGAAGCGCGCAGCCAGATCAAGGCCGCACCTGCGACGAATCCGATCCTTGAGGTTTTTGCTCGCATCGACCTTGAAAGATATCGCGAGTATTCGCCTGGGGTATCGACAGTTTCCGGTACGTAACAAAAAGTCTGCACGCTGGGCAAGAACCTCCGTTTTGCCAGCGCCTGGGCCAGCGGTGAGCGCAAGCGACTTTCCGAGTTCTTTCACAGCAAGAAGTGCGTTTGTTTCCAAGGTCAAACCATCGGCGACTTTCCATGCGTGCTCACTAATCATTCTGGAATGTCCTCCAGCGCCGCAATGATTGCATCGGCCAAACGGTTGAGTGATGGAGGAAGATTCTTTAGCAGGTCTTCGTCCGTTAGC is a window of Pseudomonas sp. DC1.2 DNA encoding:
- a CDS encoding BMP family ABC transporter substrate-binding protein; its protein translation is MHKRPLKKLLCAVAAAIGLSASLTASATDPLKVGFVYIGPIGDHGWTYQHEQGRKALAEKFGSQITTNYVENVAEGADAERVIRNMAKDKYDLIFTTSFGYMNPTLKVAKQFPKVTFEHATGYKQDKNLGTYLARTYEGRYVGGFLAAKMTKTKKIGYVASFPIPEVIRDINAIQLALNKYNPGTEIKVVWVNSWFDPGKEADAANALIDQGVDVVFQHTDSPAPIQAAERRGVYAVGYASDMAHFGPKAVLTSIVNDWAPHYIQATQSVLDHTWKSEDYWGGLKEGTVELPISDLVPAPVKAEAEQIIADIKSGAFKPFTGPIKDQAGVEKIPAGVSATNTELASMNYYVEGMKADIPK
- a CDS encoding MFS transporter, encoding MDIRGFSAAERLERLPISSYHRIIFIIIALAFLFDSMDLAMMTFLLGSIKTEFGLSTAQAGLLASSSFFGMVVGASLSGLLADRFGRKPVFQWSIVLWGIASYLCSTAQTVETLTLFRILLGIGMGMEFPIAQSMLSELIPAKGRGRYIALMDGFWPLGFVAAGVLSYFLLPVIGWRDIFLVLAVPAVFVLAIRFFIPESPRWLEQAGHHAAADKVLLRIEERVRVSLGRSDLPEPVRLPRVASAPGSFFSALRQIWSPQYRQRTMMIWSVWFFALLGFYGLTSWLSALLQQSGFAVTQSVYYTVLISLGGIPGFLMAAWLVERWGRKPVCVVTLLGGGLMAFLYGQSAVFGGNVSLLITSGLLMQFFLFGMWAVLYTYTPELYPTSARATGSGFASAIGRVGSLLGPLVTGLVFPITGQGGVFALGAMCFAIAAVVVWVFGMETRGKTLEELTEATTI
- a CDS encoding adenosine deaminase translates to MYDWLNALPKAELHLHLEGSLEPELLFALAERNKIALPWDDVETLRKAYAFNNLQEFLDLYYQGADVLRTSQDFYDLTWAYLLRCKAQNVIHTEPFFDPQTHTDRGIPFEVVLNGITAALKDGEQQLGITSGLILSFLRHLSEEDAQKTLDQALPFRDAFVAVGLDSSEMGHPPSKFQRVFDRARHEGFLTVAHAGEEGPPEYIWEAIDLLKIQRIDHGVRAIEDERLMQRIIDEQIPLTVCPLSNTKLCVFDHMSQHNILDMLERGVKVTVNSDDPAYFGGYVTENFHALYADLGMTQDQAKRLAQNSLDARLVKP
- a CDS encoding ATP-dependent helicase, with protein sequence MISEHAWKVADGLTLETNALLAVKELGKSLALTAGPGAGKTEVLAQRADFLLRTGNCRYPRRILAISFKVDASKNLKDRIRRRCGLDLAARFDSYTFHGFAKRIIDRFRPVLTGKDSLEPNYSIGNEQIPGKQIKFAQLIPLATKILSDSKIARNAICQTYADVFLDEFQDCTTEQYGLLKLVFMNKPIRLTAVGDTKQKIMGWAGALDGIFIEYAKDFDARPLNLYRNFRSKPRLLRMQNEIIRTLDPAAVMADDLIIGNDGELLARNYDTNHSEAAALAKLIQQWIDVEKIPLQEIAILFPRQIDLYGAPLMEQLAAKGIPYRNEHESQDLVNEPAARLIIDYLSCLYREREPKAWISLMEQLVSFNDEDGESELQRNFERLYLAQLKEVKKLSRSDAPFAGWWDLTMTFLKNVGLPVLTTLSSDYEAKARLNEVIKNTRQQIEKLLEQQPDLLKALDLFSNDQAVRFLTIHKSKGLEFHSVIMIGIETQTFWGNAQEERCGFFVGVSRAKERLMITTCDIRHRPASNPPRWNEHRTPHAEFVTYVTPFLSISPNA
- a CDS encoding 2-oxoglutarate and iron-dependent oxygenase domain-containing protein, yielding MNQLPIIDIAPLYTDDEPAWQTVATQIDRACRDWGFFYIKGHPISAARIDTVLDFTQRFFALPAAEKLKIDITQTQHHRGYGAVATEQLDPSKPSDLKETFDMGLHLPADHPDVLAQKPLRGPNRHPSMLGWEALMEQHYLDMQALAQTLLRAMTLALGIERDFFDTRFHQPVSVLRMIHYPPRHTASSAEQQGAGAHTDYGCITLLYQDTAGGLQVRNVKGEWIDAPAIEGTFVVNLGDMMARWSNDRYLSTPHRVISPLGIDRYSMPFFAEPHPDTLIECLPGCQDEMHPAKYPATTCAEFLLSRFADTYAYRREPPAA
- a CDS encoding helix-turn-helix transcriptional regulator yields the protein MEHAPCISQIATLLADPKRSAMMWALMDGSARQTEELALLAGLSPSSASAHLGRLFAGGLLKVETRGRKRFFRLAAPEVGAAIEALASATIASAPREMPVVFKRATPMVKPQAAPSSLLRARFCDDHLGGTLAADLFQRLLDAAWIEQFDQRVVVTYKGATQLAKRGVFIQALAHRNTQTACACPDWSERRPHLGGALGAALLQLFMQSGWLSLPNDSRALQITAAGQREVERFAKQTEPEMAL